The following are from one region of the Geoalkalibacter subterraneus genome:
- a CDS encoding TrkH family potassium uptake protein, producing the protein MGRQSIEISYAVRLRVIGKYFGQLSLVVAVLTLVPLAVALGYAEFGLALRYAVVAAAMAVIGMLLARIRAGSRVQPNEAMVLAALTFLITPLLMTYPMMGAGLSFDDALFEAISAATTTGLSTLTTVEDKSPVFLFARSWMQWYGGLGVVVLSLALLMRPGITAKSLAVTEEVTDDLVGGTKAYARRVVIIYVILTSIGITALLLAGSGLFNAVVYTLAAVSTGGFAPHDASLGHFSGGIIPWLTILTCLACALPLALYGRRERWRAFFQDLQLRGLLLLSLFVSLALSACLYFYMQQPWDQALFHGPLLALSAQTTAGFATFNLGELDPVSKLITILSMAVGGGIGSTAGGIKILRFIILLRLVQLTLVKTCLPPHAVLDQRLGGHRLADDQIRQALLLFLLFFTVIAFSWLPFLMLGYDPLDALFDVVSATGTVGLSCGVVGPDLPVVLKAVLCVNMLMGRLEILAWLVILYPRTWFGNRVEES; encoded by the coding sequence ATGGGGAGACAATCGATCGAGATCAGTTACGCTGTTCGCCTGCGGGTGATCGGCAAGTATTTCGGCCAGCTCAGTCTTGTTGTTGCTGTTCTGACACTGGTGCCGCTTGCCGTTGCCCTCGGCTACGCTGAGTTCGGCCTGGCTTTGCGCTACGCGGTCGTTGCCGCTGCGATGGCCGTTATTGGGATGCTGCTGGCGCGGATCCGCGCCGGCAGCAGAGTCCAGCCCAATGAAGCGATGGTTCTGGCCGCGTTGACTTTTCTAATCACTCCGCTGCTGATGACCTATCCGATGATGGGCGCAGGATTAAGCTTTGACGACGCTTTGTTCGAAGCGATTTCAGCCGCCACCACAACCGGCCTCAGCACCCTGACAACGGTGGAAGACAAATCACCGGTTTTTCTGTTTGCGCGGTCCTGGATGCAGTGGTACGGCGGGTTGGGAGTGGTCGTCCTGTCGCTGGCCCTGCTGATGCGCCCGGGAATTACGGCCAAGAGCCTGGCCGTCACCGAAGAGGTGACCGATGATCTGGTGGGAGGCACCAAAGCTTACGCGCGGCGGGTGGTCATCATCTATGTGATCCTGACCAGCATCGGCATCACTGCACTGCTGTTGGCCGGCAGCGGATTGTTCAACGCCGTTGTCTACACCCTGGCTGCTGTGTCGACGGGCGGGTTCGCTCCTCACGACGCCAGCCTCGGCCATTTTTCCGGCGGCATAATCCCCTGGTTGACCATTCTGACCTGTCTCGCCTGCGCTCTGCCGCTGGCTTTGTACGGAAGACGCGAGAGGTGGAGGGCTTTCTTCCAGGATCTGCAGTTGCGTGGGCTGCTCCTGCTTTCTCTGTTCGTGAGTCTGGCATTGAGTGCCTGTCTGTATTTCTACATGCAGCAACCCTGGGACCAGGCGCTGTTCCACGGACCGCTGCTTGCCCTCTCAGCTCAGACGACAGCCGGCTTCGCCACCTTCAACCTTGGAGAGCTTGATCCTGTTTCCAAACTGATCACGATCCTGTCCATGGCTGTCGGCGGCGGCATAGGGTCCACTGCTGGAGGGATCAAAATACTGCGCTTCATCATCCTGCTGCGGCTGGTGCAGCTGACCTTGGTAAAAACCTGCCTGCCCCCCCACGCGGTGCTTGATCAACGCCTGGGAGGACACCGGCTTGCGGATGATCAGATCCGCCAGGCTCTCCTTTTGTTCCTGCTTTTTTTTACGGTTATCGCCTTCTCCTGGCTCCCCTTCCTGATGTTGGGCTACGATCCACTGGATGCGCTTTTCGACGTGGTTTCAGCCACCGGCACCGTAGGGCTCTCCTGCGGGGTGGTCGGTCCGGACCTGCCGGTCGTGCTTAAGGCCGTGTTGTGTGTAAACATGCTGATGGGCCGGCTTGAAATCCTGGCCTGGCTGGTCATACTCTATCCAAGAACCTGGTTTGGCAACCGTGTGGAGGAATCATGA
- the feoB gene encoding ferrous iron transport protein B: protein MSYAATIAFAGNPNSGKTTLFNALTGARQRVGNYPGITVERKEGQFNFNDLKVNIIDLPGCYSLSAYSEEELVARKVLVDERPQVVVDIVDATKLERHLYLAVQLFELGVPVVLALNMIDDANKQGLRIDTARLSKLLGCPVVATAARTGLGKQELTEKALAHGRERAGKWEPLYISYGPDIDPALKTMSEKIEAGCFMTNRYPARWVALKYMEADEDVLGAGRLLGELHDELEKIVAETREHCLKTLNTVPEAIIADYRYGFINSILKQEIITREKTQEERIDISAKLDMILTNRVLGPLIMVGILYAMFFITFTVGEIPMGWLEGLFGWMAEMGTVLIPEGLVQSLVVSGIIEGVGGVMGFVPLIAIMFVMISFLEDSGYMARVAYMLDRVLRVFGLHGCSAMPFIISGGIAGGCAVPGVMATRTLRSPKEKLATLLTAPFMPCGAKLPVFLLLVAAFFSEHKAQVMFSITLFAWIMALLVSKLVRSTIIKGEPTPFVMELPPYRMPTLRGVVIHAWERAWQYVKKAGTVILAVSIILWAAMTFPGPPAEEVLQFEAQRQSVAAATLSEEQRETRLAEINNAEGQAAIRHSVAGRIGTFFEPVSQWAGFDWRTNIALVGGFAAKEVIVSTFGTAYSLGELDPEESTSLSSRLAADPTWNKYTALALIVFVLLYAPCFVTVVTMAKESSWRWALFAMTFNTALGFIFAVLIFQVGSLLS, encoded by the coding sequence ATGAGCTATGCCGCGACAATCGCTTTTGCCGGCAACCCCAACTCGGGAAAAACAACTCTGTTCAATGCTTTGACGGGGGCGCGTCAACGCGTCGGGAACTATCCCGGCATTACCGTTGAGCGCAAAGAAGGGCAGTTCAATTTCAACGACCTGAAAGTCAACATCATTGATCTGCCCGGATGCTATTCCCTGTCGGCCTACTCTGAAGAGGAGCTGGTGGCGCGCAAGGTCCTGGTCGATGAGCGGCCCCAGGTGGTCGTCGACATTGTCGATGCCACAAAGCTCGAGCGCCATCTCTACCTGGCCGTTCAGTTGTTTGAACTTGGGGTGCCGGTGGTCCTGGCGCTCAACATGATCGATGATGCGAACAAGCAGGGTTTGCGTATCGACACAGCCCGTTTGAGCAAGCTGCTTGGCTGCCCGGTTGTGGCGACCGCGGCCCGCACCGGACTGGGCAAGCAGGAGTTGACTGAAAAAGCACTGGCGCATGGTCGTGAGCGCGCCGGGAAATGGGAACCGCTGTATATCTCCTACGGTCCTGACATCGATCCGGCGCTCAAAACCATGAGTGAGAAAATCGAGGCCGGTTGCTTCATGACCAACCGTTACCCGGCGCGCTGGGTAGCCCTGAAGTACATGGAGGCGGATGAGGATGTCCTGGGAGCGGGGCGCCTGCTTGGAGAGTTGCATGATGAGCTTGAAAAAATCGTCGCTGAGACCCGCGAACATTGTCTCAAGACCCTGAATACCGTTCCCGAGGCCATTATCGCCGACTACCGGTACGGCTTTATCAATTCGATTCTTAAACAAGAGATCATTACGCGCGAAAAAACTCAGGAAGAACGCATCGACATCAGCGCGAAGCTGGATATGATCCTGACCAACCGCGTCCTCGGCCCTCTCATCATGGTCGGCATTCTCTATGCGATGTTCTTCATCACATTTACCGTAGGGGAAATCCCCATGGGATGGCTGGAAGGCCTGTTCGGATGGATGGCAGAAATGGGCACGGTCCTTATTCCGGAAGGGCTCGTTCAGTCGCTTGTCGTTTCAGGCATCATCGAAGGGGTGGGCGGTGTGATGGGATTCGTTCCGCTGATCGCCATTATGTTCGTGATGATCTCGTTTCTTGAGGATTCCGGCTACATGGCCCGCGTTGCCTACATGCTCGACCGGGTCCTGCGGGTCTTCGGCCTGCACGGCTGCTCCGCCATGCCTTTTATCATCTCCGGCGGCATCGCAGGCGGTTGTGCGGTGCCGGGCGTCATGGCCACACGGACCCTGCGCAGCCCCAAGGAGAAACTTGCCACCCTGCTGACCGCGCCCTTTATGCCTTGCGGAGCGAAGCTGCCGGTCTTTCTGCTGCTGGTTGCAGCCTTCTTCTCCGAGCACAAGGCCCAGGTGATGTTTTCCATCACTCTTTTCGCCTGGATCATGGCCCTGCTGGTTTCAAAGCTGGTGCGTTCGACGATCATCAAAGGGGAGCCGACTCCTTTTGTCATGGAACTGCCCCCCTACCGCATGCCGACCCTGCGCGGAGTCGTGATCCACGCCTGGGAGCGCGCCTGGCAGTACGTTAAAAAAGCGGGCACCGTCATCCTGGCTGTTTCCATCATCCTGTGGGCCGCGATGACCTTTCCCGGGCCGCCGGCTGAGGAGGTCCTACAGTTTGAAGCTCAGCGGCAGAGCGTCGCGGCGGCCACACTCAGCGAAGAACAACGTGAAACCAGACTGGCCGAGATCAACAATGCCGAGGGGCAGGCGGCGATCCGTCACTCCGTGGCAGGACGCATCGGAACCTTCTTCGAGCCCGTCAGCCAGTGGGCCGGTTTCGACTGGCGCACCAACATCGCCCTGGTCGGCGGTTTTGCCGCCAAAGAGGTCATCGTCTCCACCTTCGGCACCGCCTATTCGCTGGGCGAACTGGATCCGGAGGAATCCACCTCCCTTTCCTCCCGTCTGGCGGCCGATCCTACGTGGAACAAGTACACGGCATTGGCCCTGATCGTCTTCGTGCTGCTCTACGCGCCCTGCTTCGTGACCGTGGTCACCATGGCTAAAGAGTCATCCTGGCGCTGGGCCCTCTTCGCAATGACCTTCAACACGGCCCTGGGCTTTATCTTCGCCGTGCTGATTTTCCAGGTCGGCAGCCTGCTGAGCTGA
- a CDS encoding FeoA family protein: protein MPESLRRLNINEKAKITSIAAGGEISRRLRDMGLTPGTIVQVVGRAPLKDPVALKLRDFILTLRNNEADVIMIEKMENAS, encoded by the coding sequence ATGCCTGAGTCGTTGAGACGGCTGAACATCAATGAAAAAGCAAAGATCACTTCGATTGCGGCCGGTGGAGAGATCAGCCGCCGACTGCGGGATATGGGACTGACACCCGGCACCATTGTACAAGTGGTCGGACGGGCGCCGCTGAAAGACCCCGTTGCTTTGAAGCTGCGCGATTTCATCCTGACTCTGCGCAACAACGAAGCCGACGTTATTATGATCGAGAAAATGGAGAATGCATCATGA
- the lexA gene encoding transcriptional repressor LexA yields the protein MSPLTPKQKAVFDFIVSFTEREGYAPSQQEIAHAFGFSSLGTVQNYLVRLEREGVLRKDWNARRGLQVRPSVAKNSLELPLAGTVAAGRPIEAISTPDTIEVPASMVGSGENFVLRVKGDSMVGDGILDGDFVVVRKQPQAQSGQTVVALIRGEATVKRLVRKGERIELHPANPAMEPLVIEGEEDFRIEGVVVGLIRHCP from the coding sequence ATGAGTCCATTGACGCCCAAGCAGAAAGCCGTGTTCGACTTCATCGTTTCATTTACCGAACGGGAAGGGTATGCACCGTCCCAGCAGGAGATCGCCCACGCCTTTGGATTTTCTTCCCTCGGCACGGTGCAGAACTACCTGGTGCGCCTGGAGCGCGAAGGGGTGTTGCGCAAGGACTGGAATGCCCGTCGCGGCCTGCAGGTGCGTCCTTCGGTGGCAAAGAACAGCCTGGAACTGCCCCTGGCGGGAACCGTGGCCGCAGGCCGGCCCATCGAAGCGATCAGCACGCCGGACACCATCGAAGTTCCGGCTTCCATGGTCGGATCGGGAGAGAACTTCGTGCTGCGGGTCAAGGGCGACTCCATGGTCGGCGACGGGATTCTGGATGGCGATTTCGTGGTGGTGCGCAAGCAGCCCCAGGCCCAATCCGGGCAGACCGTGGTGGCCCTGATTCGCGGCGAGGCCACCGTCAAGCGGCTGGTGCGCAAGGGCGAACGGATTGAGCTGCACCCCGCCAACCCCGCCATGGAACCGCTGGTGATCGAAGGTGAAGAGGATTTTCGCATCGAGGGGGTGGTGGTCGGTCTCATCCGCCACTGCCCGTGA
- a CDS encoding DNA polymerase Y family protein translates to MARDIVHLAVPAFAVSLARVVDASLRERPVAVSSGPSSRALLQCVSSEAQAEGVYEGMSAHRARLLCPALHVLPPDPHLLARGNQALQRLGGDYTPVVEPGDGGRLFLDLTGCSRLLGPGRDVAARLEKDLRQRLRLSGNVGVAGNKLVARIAAGCLERPGVCDVLRGAEQSFIGPLPTTVLPGVGPTRQTGLLQDLNIRFVQELAALSVAQMRLVVGAFAPLLHQRARGIDPSAVRPPQKSPQVAEETLLARQDNDDLVLLAALCQLVEACGRRLRRLRRMTAEIVLCLTYADGVSHQRRTALDIPCNHDPELYTAAEDLLKRVCERRVRIKGMRLECRQLCPVISQVDLFTRSGPSPRQAALQQALDQVRDKYGMAAVRRGRTLPL, encoded by the coding sequence ATGGCGCGTGATATCGTTCATCTGGCTGTGCCGGCCTTTGCCGTTTCCCTGGCGAGGGTGGTCGATGCGTCTCTGCGTGAACGACCGGTTGCTGTTTCTTCGGGCCCTTCGTCGCGCGCTCTGCTGCAGTGCGTTTCGAGCGAGGCGCAGGCCGAAGGGGTGTATGAAGGGATGTCTGCCCACCGCGCTCGTCTTCTATGTCCGGCGCTTCATGTTCTGCCGCCCGACCCCCACCTGCTGGCCCGCGGCAATCAAGCCCTGCAGCGGCTGGGCGGCGACTATACGCCGGTGGTGGAACCCGGCGACGGAGGGCGGTTGTTTCTCGATCTGACCGGCTGCAGCCGTCTTCTTGGGCCGGGGCGCGACGTGGCCGCGCGCCTGGAGAAAGACCTGCGGCAGCGGCTGCGCTTGAGCGGCAATGTCGGTGTGGCCGGCAACAAGCTGGTGGCGCGCATCGCCGCCGGCTGCCTGGAGCGCCCCGGCGTGTGCGACGTGCTGCGCGGCGCCGAGCAGAGCTTTATCGGCCCGCTGCCGACGACGGTTCTGCCGGGGGTTGGTCCGACCCGTCAGACCGGGCTGCTGCAGGATCTCAATATCCGCTTCGTACAGGAGCTGGCCGCCCTGTCCGTGGCGCAGATGCGGCTTGTGGTCGGGGCCTTTGCGCCGCTTCTGCATCAGCGCGCCCGCGGCATCGACCCCAGCGCGGTGCGTCCGCCGCAGAAATCTCCGCAAGTAGCGGAGGAAACCTTGCTGGCGCGCCAGGATAACGACGATCTGGTACTGCTTGCCGCGCTGTGCCAGCTGGTGGAAGCCTGCGGCCGTCGTCTGCGTCGCCTGCGCCGCATGACGGCGGAGATTGTTCTTTGCCTGACCTACGCCGACGGCGTCAGCCATCAGCGCCGGACGGCATTGGATATTCCCTGTAATCATGATCCTGAACTCTACACGGCGGCCGAGGATCTTTTGAAACGGGTTTGCGAGAGACGGGTGCGTATCAAGGGGATGCGCCTGGAGTGCCGGCAGCTGTGTCCCGTCATTTCGCAGGTCGACCTGTTCACCCGCAGCGGGCCTTCGCCGCGCCAGGCCGCTCTGCAGCAGGCCCTTGACCAAGTGCGCGACAAATACGGTATGGCGGCCGTGCGTCGCGGCCGCACCCTGCCTTTATGA